The following are from one region of the Halarcobacter sp. genome:
- a CDS encoding Tat pathway signal protein, with protein sequence MQESRRNFAKKTAIVVGATAVGATALAAANSSSVREADSNGVVIGHSPKKEVLYKKSKAWEEFYKQAL encoded by the coding sequence ATGCAAGAGAGTAGAAGAAATTTTGCCAAAAAAACTGCGATAGTTGTTGGTGCTACTGCTGTGGGTGCCACTGCGTTAGCTGCTGCTAACAGTTCTTCTGTAAGAGAAGCAGATTCGAATGGTGTTGTTATAGGACACTCACCTAAAAAAGAGGTTCTATATAAAAAATCTAAAGCTTGGGAAGAGTTTTATAAACAAGCTTTATAA